The following are from one region of the Stigmatella ashevillena genome:
- the folD gene encoding bifunctional methylenetetrahydrofolate dehydrogenase/methenyltetrahydrofolate cyclohydrolase FolD, with protein sequence MTAQLIDGKAIATQLRQQIAQRVSERRQQGLRAPGLAVILVGTDPASQVYVSHKRKDCEEVGILSFAHDLPADTSQAELLSLIDRLNADPAVDGILVQVPLPAHLDASQLLERIRPDKDVDGFHPYNVGRLALRLPLLRSCTPKGIMTLLASTGVDPYGLEAVVVGASNIVGRPMAFELLLAGCTVTVTHRFTKDLASHVRRADLLVVAAGKPGLVKGEWIKEGAIVIDVGINRQANGKLVGDVEYGPAFQRAGWITPVPGGVGPMTRASLLENTLYAAETLHRSPGGPA encoded by the coding sequence ATGACTGCACAACTGATCGACGGCAAGGCGATCGCCACCCAGCTTCGCCAGCAGATCGCCCAAAGGGTCAGCGAGCGGCGCCAGCAGGGACTGCGGGCGCCGGGGCTCGCCGTCATCCTGGTCGGCACGGATCCGGCCTCACAGGTCTACGTCTCCCACAAGCGCAAGGACTGTGAGGAGGTCGGCATCCTGTCCTTTGCCCACGACCTTCCCGCGGACACCTCTCAGGCCGAGTTGCTGTCCTTGATCGATCGCCTCAACGCGGATCCCGCCGTCGATGGCATCCTGGTCCAGGTGCCGTTGCCGGCCCACCTGGACGCGTCGCAGTTGCTGGAGCGCATCCGGCCGGACAAGGACGTCGACGGCTTTCATCCCTACAACGTCGGCCGTCTGGCCCTGCGCCTGCCCCTGCTGCGCTCCTGTACCCCCAAGGGCATCATGACCCTGCTGGCCAGCACGGGCGTGGATCCGTATGGCCTGGAGGCGGTGGTGGTCGGCGCTTCCAACATCGTGGGTCGGCCCATGGCCTTCGAACTGCTCCTGGCCGGTTGCACCGTGACCGTCACCCACCGCTTCACCAAGGATCTCGCCAGCCATGTGCGTCGGGCCGACCTGCTGGTGGTGGCGGCAGGCAAGCCTGGTCTGGTGAAGGGGGAGTGGATCAAGGAGGGGGCCATCGTCATCGATGTCGGCATCAACCGTCAGGCCAATGGCAAGCTGGTGGGCGATGTGGAGTACGGCCCGGCGTTCCAGCGCGCCGGGTGGATCACCCCGGTTCCAGGAGGCGTCGGGCCGATGACCCGCGCCAGCCTGCTGGAAAACACCCTGTATGCCGCCGAGACGTTGCACCGCTCGCCGGGGGGCCCTGCCTGA
- a CDS encoding FecCD family ABC transporter permease, with protein MTPSGAVPAEVRWRLGRLPPGAAWPWGVLLVLLIGVSLVSLAVGAVSVPPKALVGALLRALGSEGGPLLEPVQQSVILHIRLPRLLLGTLVGALLAVSGAALQALFRNPIVEPGLLGTSTGAALGAVGAIVFDAALSHHLGALRLVAIPAAAFVGALGATLLAYRLGMATGRAETTRVLLAGIAINAGAGAGVSLLTHIATDAQLRSITFWNLGSLSGASWETVRVAVLPLLLGLVLLLREARALNLLLLGEREAQHLGVNVERLKRRLILAAALGVGASVACVGIIGFVGLLVPSVLRLVMGPDNRRLLGASALLGASLLMAADLLARSMAAPAELPIGALTSALGTPAFVLLLARGKETS; from the coding sequence ATGACCCCTTCGGGAGCCGTGCCCGCGGAAGTCCGCTGGCGGCTCGGGCGTCTTCCTCCGGGCGCGGCATGGCCCTGGGGGGTGCTGCTCGTTCTGCTGATAGGCGTCTCGCTGGTGTCGCTCGCCGTGGGCGCCGTCTCCGTGCCGCCCAAGGCGCTGGTGGGGGCGTTGCTGAGGGCCTTGGGGAGCGAGGGCGGCCCCCTGCTGGAGCCGGTGCAGCAATCCGTCATCCTGCACATCCGGCTGCCGAGGCTGCTGCTGGGCACCCTCGTGGGGGCCCTGCTGGCGGTGAGCGGGGCCGCCCTTCAGGCCCTGTTCCGCAATCCCATCGTGGAGCCCGGACTGCTCGGCACTTCCACGGGGGCAGCCCTGGGCGCCGTAGGGGCCATCGTCTTCGACGCGGCACTCTCCCACCACCTGGGGGCCCTGCGCCTGGTGGCCATCCCGGCCGCGGCCTTCGTGGGAGCGCTCGGCGCCACCTTGCTGGCGTACCGGCTGGGGATGGCCACGGGCCGCGCGGAGACGACGCGGGTGCTGCTGGCGGGCATTGCCATCAATGCCGGAGCGGGGGCGGGTGTCAGCCTGCTCACCCACATCGCCACCGATGCCCAGCTCCGCTCCATCACCTTCTGGAACCTGGGGAGCCTGAGCGGCGCCTCCTGGGAAACGGTGCGGGTGGCCGTGCTGCCCCTGCTGCTGGGGCTCGTGTTGCTGCTGCGCGAAGCCCGGGCGCTCAACCTGCTGCTGCTGGGAGAACGGGAGGCGCAGCACCTGGGCGTCAACGTGGAGCGGCTCAAACGGCGGCTCATCCTCGCGGCGGCGCTCGGGGTCGGCGCCTCGGTGGCCTGCGTGGGCATCATCGGCTTCGTCGGCCTGCTGGTGCCCTCCGTGCTGCGTCTGGTGATGGGGCCGGACAACCGCCGACTGCTGGGGGCCTCGGCGCTGCTGGGGGCCTCGCTCCTCATGGCGGCGGACCTGCTGGCGCGCTCCATGGCGGCGCCCGCGGAGCTGCCCATCGGGGCGCTGACGTCCGCGCTCGGCACGCCCGCCTTCGTGCTGCTGCTGGCACGCGGCAAGGAGACCTCATGA
- a CDS encoding hemin-degrading factor — protein sequence MSPSPDVQKPSESLPLRQRWLALREAQPRTRARDAAEQLGVSEAELVASGLGEDTSRLELRLEKLLPQLESLGPVMALTRNTSAVHEKRGVYRSFEGSGSRVMFLGEDIDLRLFLSRWHFGFAVRDASSGSLRRSLQFFDEAGTAIHKVHLEDGSNVDAFDQLVKDFAHPDMSPHLTVVPTTPPAAPRPDSDVDVDGLRDAWRSLKDTHEFFGMLRKFEVTRHQSLRLGGPELATAVAPDVLTRVLEKAAAAELPIMIFVGNPGAIQIHTGPVRTVRPAGPWMNVMDPAFNLHVRADHITSGWVVRKPTVDGVVTSVELFDATGENIALLFGKRKPGQPEDPAWRALAEELARTMPAPEVRS from the coding sequence ATGTCCCCGTCTCCTGACGTCCAGAAGCCTTCGGAGTCCCTTCCCCTGCGGCAGCGCTGGCTCGCCTTGCGTGAAGCCCAGCCCCGCACACGGGCGCGAGATGCCGCGGAGCAACTGGGCGTCAGCGAGGCAGAGCTGGTGGCCTCCGGTCTGGGAGAGGACACCTCGCGGCTGGAGCTTCGCCTGGAGAAGCTCCTGCCGCAGTTGGAGTCCCTGGGGCCGGTCATGGCCCTCACGCGCAACACCTCGGCCGTCCACGAGAAGCGGGGCGTGTATCGCTCCTTCGAGGGCAGCGGCTCGCGCGTGATGTTCCTGGGCGAGGACATCGACCTGCGCCTGTTCCTGTCCCGCTGGCACTTCGGCTTCGCCGTCCGGGATGCGTCCTCGGGGAGCCTCCGGCGCAGCCTCCAGTTCTTCGACGAGGCGGGGACCGCCATCCACAAGGTGCACCTGGAGGATGGCAGCAACGTGGACGCGTTCGATCAGTTGGTAAAGGACTTTGCCCACCCGGACATGTCCCCCCACCTGACCGTGGTGCCCACGACACCGCCCGCGGCCCCCAGGCCCGACAGCGATGTAGATGTGGACGGACTGCGCGACGCCTGGCGGTCCCTCAAGGACACGCACGAGTTCTTCGGCATGCTGCGCAAATTCGAAGTCACGCGGCACCAATCGCTGCGGCTCGGAGGGCCCGAACTGGCCACGGCGGTGGCGCCGGACGTCCTGACCCGGGTGCTGGAAAAAGCGGCGGCCGCGGAACTGCCCATCATGATCTTCGTGGGCAATCCAGGGGCCATCCAGATCCACACCGGGCCGGTGCGCACGGTGCGCCCGGCGGGGCCGTGGATGAACGTGATGGATCCCGCGTTCAACCTGCACGTGCGCGCCGACCACATCACCTCGGGCTGGGTCGTCCGCAAGCCCACGGTGGACGGGGTCGTCACCTCGGTGGAGCTGTTCGATGCCACGGGTGAGAACATCGCGCTGCTCTTCGGCAAGCGGAAGCCAGGGCAGCCGGAGGACCCCGCGTGGAGGGCCCTCGCGGAGGAGCTGGCCCGCACGATGCCAGCCCCCGAGGTGCGCTCATGA
- a CDS encoding CotH kinase family protein, with the protein MLLPLLLSFLLLPTACGDDTPGAKTPADAGIPDDAGVPDAGGPGGDDAGDAGDAGEPGDAGDAGDAGEPSDAGDAGDGGGTDGGPPADPAEPLFSGNHISRFEINLSQEALAALKADPDEYVEGALHLQIGVQSIDLPKVGVRLKGQLGSFRPLNQKAAFVLKFDKFADQNLFGLKKLTLNNMVQDPSMIHERLGYALFRAMEVPAPRAAHATIRINGALYGLYTALESTDNSVFLKRWFGSNNGNLYEGQYGSDLYLGMEATFEQDKGEDVGFADLTELAKALDQMTDPATFLEEVAQVIDIDSYLRFAATELFIGHWDGYVSYRNNFYLYRRPSDERWVFIPWGIDQTFGRYIDTWSAHGRIQRMCTASLPCRYKLAQAYEQVLLRVADLSMVDQAMSLGTFLWTDVQEDPRKEVDVGTVFSKMTEAIDFLKNRPTDVRLRLGCVDPANCERCTLAPAPNGGQLAFCTETVTWAAAEADCVTQGGHLVSIHDQATQTAVRAGARALSIGPWWVGLSDEAEEGTFAWSDKTSINFTLWATSEPNNQNNEDCVQLYGEAGTWNDVTCAGTASYVCTLPPP; encoded by the coding sequence TTGCTTCTCCCACTCTTGTTGTCCTTCTTGCTCCTACCCACCGCCTGTGGGGACGACACCCCTGGTGCAAAAACCCCTGCCGACGCGGGAATCCCAGACGACGCCGGGGTCCCCGACGCAGGAGGGCCCGGCGGGGACGACGCAGGTGACGCAGGTGACGCAGGCGAGCCCGGCGACGCAGGCGACGCAGGCGATGCGGGCGAGCCCAGTGACGCAGGCGACGCGGGCGATGGGGGAGGAACGGATGGAGGCCCCCCGGCCGATCCCGCCGAGCCGCTGTTCTCGGGCAATCACATCTCTCGCTTCGAAATCAATCTCTCCCAGGAGGCACTCGCCGCCCTCAAGGCCGATCCAGACGAATATGTGGAGGGTGCGCTCCACCTCCAGATCGGCGTGCAATCCATCGATCTGCCCAAGGTCGGCGTGCGCCTCAAGGGCCAGCTCGGCTCCTTCCGTCCGCTCAACCAGAAGGCCGCCTTCGTGCTCAAGTTCGACAAGTTCGCCGATCAGAACCTGTTCGGACTGAAGAAGCTGACCCTCAACAACATGGTGCAGGACCCGAGCATGATTCATGAGCGGCTCGGCTACGCCCTCTTCCGGGCGATGGAGGTCCCCGCCCCCCGGGCAGCCCACGCGACGATCCGCATCAACGGCGCGCTGTATGGCCTCTACACCGCGCTCGAGTCGACCGACAACTCCGTCTTCCTGAAGCGCTGGTTTGGAAGCAACAACGGCAACCTGTACGAGGGCCAGTACGGCAGCGATCTCTATCTCGGGATGGAGGCCACCTTCGAGCAGGACAAGGGCGAGGACGTCGGCTTCGCCGATCTGACCGAGCTCGCGAAGGCGCTCGACCAGATGACCGACCCGGCCACGTTCCTGGAGGAGGTGGCCCAGGTCATCGACATCGACAGCTACCTGCGCTTCGCGGCCACGGAGTTGTTCATCGGCCACTGGGACGGCTACGTCTCCTACCGGAACAACTTCTACCTCTACCGCCGGCCCTCCGACGAGCGGTGGGTCTTCATCCCGTGGGGCATCGACCAGACCTTTGGCCGGTACATCGACACGTGGTCGGCCCATGGGCGGATTCAGCGGATGTGCACCGCATCGCTGCCCTGCCGCTACAAGCTGGCCCAGGCCTACGAGCAGGTGCTCCTGCGCGTCGCGGACCTCTCGATGGTGGATCAGGCCATGTCGTTGGGCACCTTCCTTTGGACAGACGTCCAGGAGGACCCCCGCAAGGAGGTGGATGTGGGGACGGTGTTCAGCAAGATGACCGAGGCCATCGACTTCCTGAAGAACCGGCCCACCGACGTCCGCTTGCGGCTCGGGTGCGTCGACCCTGCCAACTGCGAGCGGTGCACCCTGGCCCCGGCGCCGAATGGAGGCCAGTTGGCGTTCTGCACGGAGACGGTGACCTGGGCGGCGGCCGAAGCCGACTGCGTGACCCAAGGCGGACACCTGGTCTCCATTCATGATCAGGCCACCCAGACCGCCGTCCGCGCGGGCGCACGCGCGCTGTCGATTGGCCCGTGGTGGGTGGGGCTGAGCGACGAGGCCGAGGAGGGAACCTTCGCCTGGAGTGATAAGACCTCCATCAACTTCACCCTGTGGGCCACCAGCGAGCCCAACAACCAGAACAACGAGGACTGCGTGCAGCTGTACGGAGAGGCGGGCACCTGGAACGACGTGACCTGCGCTGGCACGGCCAGCTACGTGTGCACCCTGCCCCCTCCCTGA
- a CDS encoding glycoside hydrolase family 6 protein — protein MQPRGILPPRSFRNLLSLSLTLASSWVLACGPAPEDGGPLTAQSASTLASATPQPTAVTELVANGTFASGAVAPWWNNANTQVRVENGRLRIDVAAGTANLWDAIVGESGIPLVSGKAYTLSFSASASASISVRTTVQQETAPYTAVLTQQFSIDGTSRRFSFPFTSSLGTSQGQVTFQVGGRPAAATVFLDDISLTTESTGTGGGSGPIGMTSGFYVDPNTGAAGWVRSNGGDSRASRIQSSIASKPGARWFGNWSGDIGSAVSSYVAAADAADKLPVLVAYNIPGRDCGSHSGGGAGSPDAYRTWIAAFAAAIGNRPAIVIIEPDAVAQLDCLANDSERQVRLGLLRYATEQLRDRATNTWTYLDGGNAQWIAADTMAQRLDSAGVKNIRGFALNVSNFYTTAQSNPYGASVNSALSSRYGYTRQFLVDTSRNGNGSNGEWCNPGGRKLGTTSQVGTGTGAELLLWVKSVGESDGNCGIAPGAAAGQFSPDLAIRLIDGT, from the coding sequence GTGCAACCTCGTGGAATCCTTCCTCCCCGCTCTTTCCGAAACCTCCTCTCCCTCTCGCTAACGCTCGCTTCGAGCTGGGTGCTGGCCTGTGGCCCCGCTCCCGAGGACGGCGGGCCCCTCACGGCCCAGTCGGCCTCGACCCTCGCCTCCGCCACGCCGCAGCCCACCGCCGTCACCGAGCTCGTCGCCAACGGCACCTTCGCGAGCGGCGCAGTCGCCCCCTGGTGGAACAATGCCAACACCCAGGTGCGCGTGGAGAACGGCCGCCTGCGCATCGACGTCGCCGCGGGCACCGCCAATCTGTGGGACGCCATCGTCGGTGAGAGCGGCATTCCCCTGGTGAGCGGCAAGGCATACACGCTGTCCTTCTCGGCCTCGGCCTCGGCCAGCATCTCCGTGCGCACGACGGTGCAGCAGGAAACCGCGCCCTACACGGCGGTGCTGACCCAGCAGTTCTCCATCGACGGCACCTCCCGGAGGTTCTCGTTCCCGTTCACCTCCTCCCTGGGCACCTCTCAGGGCCAGGTCACCTTCCAGGTCGGAGGCCGTCCCGCGGCCGCCACCGTCTTCCTCGATGACATCTCCCTGACCACGGAGAGCACGGGCACGGGCGGAGGCTCGGGCCCCATCGGCATGACCAGCGGCTTCTACGTGGACCCGAATACCGGGGCCGCGGGCTGGGTGCGCTCGAATGGCGGAGACTCGCGCGCCTCGCGCATCCAATCGTCCATCGCGAGCAAGCCGGGGGCGCGCTGGTTCGGCAACTGGAGCGGGGACATCGGCTCGGCGGTGTCGAGCTACGTCGCCGCGGCCGATGCCGCCGACAAGCTCCCGGTGCTGGTGGCCTACAACATCCCCGGCCGCGACTGCGGCAGCCACTCGGGCGGCGGAGCGGGAAGCCCCGACGCCTACCGGACGTGGATCGCCGCGTTCGCGGCGGCGATCGGCAACCGTCCCGCCATCGTCATCATCGAGCCGGATGCGGTGGCCCAGCTCGACTGCCTGGCGAATGACTCCGAGCGGCAGGTGCGCCTGGGCCTGCTGCGCTACGCCACCGAGCAACTGCGCGACCGAGCCACGAACACGTGGACGTACCTCGACGGCGGGAACGCCCAATGGATTGCCGCCGACACGATGGCACAGCGGCTCGACTCCGCCGGGGTGAAGAACATCCGGGGCTTCGCGCTCAACGTGTCGAACTTCTACACCACGGCCCAGTCGAATCCGTATGGCGCGTCGGTCAACAGCGCGCTGTCCAGCCGGTACGGCTACACGCGGCAATTCCTCGTGGACACCAGCCGCAACGGCAACGGCTCCAACGGCGAGTGGTGCAATCCCGGCGGCCGCAAGCTGGGCACCACCTCCCAGGTGGGGACCGGCACGGGGGCCGAGTTGCTGCTGTGGGTGAAGTCTGTCGGCGAGTCAGACGGCAACTGCGGCATCGCCCCGGGGGCTGCCGCCGGGCAGTTCAGCCCGGACCTGGCGATCCGGCTAATCGACGGCACGTGA
- a CDS encoding heme ABC transporter ATP-binding protein: protein MSLSAREVDVSRGRRRILSRVSLDVRPGELLAVVGPNGAGKSTLLGAMAGELRCTAGELLLEGLPLSCWKPLVRARKLGVLPQDSTLSFGFTALEVVLLGRTPHGSERGGKEDTRIALAALEATGTHHLASRTYPTLSGGERQRVQLARVLAQLWEAPSNGHRYLLLDEPTSSLDLSHQHLVLELAAHFTQQGGAVLAILHDLNLAARYAHRLGVMADGHVVALGTPAQVLQPELIERVFGIHVKVLEHTGSPVPLIVPLGRPPSGNPVAVPGKG, encoded by the coding sequence ATGAGCTTGAGCGCACGCGAGGTGGATGTGTCCCGGGGAAGGCGCCGCATCCTGAGCCGGGTCTCCCTGGACGTGCGGCCAGGAGAGCTCCTCGCCGTCGTGGGCCCCAACGGCGCGGGCAAGTCCACGCTGCTCGGGGCGATGGCGGGGGAACTGCGCTGCACCGCGGGCGAGCTCCTGCTCGAAGGCTTGCCGCTCTCGTGTTGGAAGCCGCTGGTACGCGCTCGCAAGCTCGGGGTGCTGCCCCAGGACTCCACCCTGAGCTTTGGCTTCACCGCGCTGGAGGTGGTGCTCCTGGGCCGGACGCCCCACGGAAGTGAGCGGGGTGGCAAGGAGGACACGCGCATCGCCCTGGCCGCGCTGGAGGCCACAGGAACCCATCACCTCGCCTCACGCACCTACCCCACGCTCTCCGGGGGGGAGCGCCAACGGGTTCAACTGGCGCGCGTGCTGGCGCAACTCTGGGAAGCGCCCTCGAACGGCCACCGCTACCTGCTGCTGGACGAGCCGACCTCGAGCCTGGATCTCTCCCACCAGCACCTCGTGCTGGAGCTCGCGGCGCACTTCACCCAGCAAGGCGGGGCAGTGCTGGCCATCTTGCACGACCTGAACCTCGCGGCGAGGTATGCCCACCGGCTGGGGGTGATGGCCGACGGACACGTGGTGGCACTGGGAACGCCAGCCCAAGTGCTTCAACCAGAGCTCATCGAGCGCGTGTTTGGCATCCACGTCAAAGTGCTGGAGCACACCGGCTCGCCCGTGCCACTGATTGTCCCGCTGGGGCGACCCCCCTCGGGAAACCCCGTGGCCGTGCCAGGCAAAGGCTGA
- a CDS encoding HmuY family protein has product MTVFASSSAFFRRAASTLLLMGWVAACGPDLQPEPENPPENPPENPQDTHLRHVDNGDGTFTTTADATSQTEWIGLDLDTGRQESAGTDAKWDVAFQRFHVRTRGGTSGAGGVEVAMLSGVDFAQVNQAPQAGYSVDAVDGDDEDTNPDSPFEGGEGWYSYDLATHKLTPRAQVYFVRSDTGAYFKIQLTAYYDAVGTPAMLQFRWGPVQAPATAEMQVNAESSTDWIFLQAGKGVVQVSTPESSLEWDVAVRRTQFRTNGGVSGPGKGGARIAEQTDFPAVQRALTVGYALDEQRPVAGPPGSGTTAPANPTLNDWYDYDVNTHVVTPKNRVFLVRTARGDYARLRITSYASGKYSVLFTPVPVQPEIVKLTVDASDATQTIGVRFGQGTVAALTPPAEGGAEPTVGNWDISFKRTWLQTNSGTSGSGQAGALVAEATELSEVTRASEGPYTVDTMMPVAGPPGSGEASGNAVLNDWYDYDTTTHVVTPKARVFLVKTVEGAFAKVKILTYASGTFTLEYTYSGPGRTSF; this is encoded by the coding sequence ATGACCGTCTTCGCCTCCTCCTCCGCCTTCTTCCGCCGCGCGGCCTCCACCCTGCTCCTCATGGGCTGGGTCGCGGCCTGCGGCCCGGACCTCCAGCCCGAGCCCGAGAACCCGCCCGAGAACCCGCCCGAGAACCCGCAGGACACGCACCTGCGCCACGTGGACAACGGGGACGGAACCTTCACCACCACGGCGGATGCGACAAGCCAGACAGAGTGGATCGGCCTGGACCTGGACACGGGCCGCCAGGAGAGCGCGGGCACCGATGCCAAGTGGGACGTGGCCTTCCAGCGCTTCCACGTCCGCACGCGCGGCGGGACGAGCGGCGCGGGCGGGGTGGAGGTGGCGATGCTCTCCGGCGTGGACTTCGCTCAGGTGAACCAGGCGCCCCAGGCGGGCTACTCCGTCGACGCGGTGGACGGCGACGACGAGGACACGAACCCGGACAGCCCCTTCGAGGGGGGCGAGGGCTGGTACAGCTACGATCTGGCGACGCACAAGCTCACGCCGCGGGCGCAGGTCTACTTCGTCCGCTCGGACACGGGCGCCTACTTCAAGATCCAGCTCACCGCCTACTACGACGCGGTCGGGACGCCCGCCATGCTCCAGTTCCGCTGGGGCCCGGTGCAGGCGCCCGCCACCGCGGAGATGCAGGTGAACGCCGAGAGCTCCACCGACTGGATCTTCCTCCAGGCGGGCAAGGGCGTGGTGCAGGTGTCCACCCCAGAGAGCTCGCTGGAGTGGGACGTGGCCGTGCGGCGCACGCAGTTCCGCACCAACGGCGGCGTCAGCGGCCCGGGCAAGGGCGGAGCGCGCATCGCGGAGCAGACCGACTTCCCGGCCGTGCAGCGCGCGCTCACCGTGGGCTATGCGCTGGATGAGCAGCGGCCCGTGGCGGGCCCACCGGGCAGTGGCACGACGGCTCCCGCCAACCCCACCCTGAACGACTGGTACGACTACGACGTCAACACGCACGTGGTGACGCCGAAGAACCGCGTCTTCCTGGTGCGCACGGCCCGGGGAGACTACGCGCGGCTGCGCATCACCAGCTACGCCTCGGGCAAGTACAGCGTGCTGTTCACGCCCGTTCCCGTTCAGCCCGAGATCGTCAAGCTCACCGTGGACGCCTCCGACGCCACCCAGACGATCGGGGTGCGGTTCGGCCAGGGAACGGTGGCCGCGCTCACGCCGCCCGCCGAAGGGGGTGCCGAGCCTACCGTGGGCAACTGGGACATCAGCTTCAAGCGGACGTGGCTCCAGACCAACAGCGGCACGAGCGGCAGTGGCCAGGCGGGCGCGCTCGTGGCCGAGGCCACGGAGCTCTCGGAAGTCACCCGGGCCTCGGAAGGCCCCTACACCGTGGACACGATGATGCCGGTGGCGGGTCCTCCGGGCAGCGGTGAGGCCTCCGGCAACGCGGTCCTCAACGACTGGTACGACTACGACACCACCACGCATGTGGTGACGCCCAAGGCGCGCGTCTTCCTGGTGAAGACCGTGGAAGGCGCCTTCGCCAAGGTGAAGATCCTCACGTACGCGAGCGGCACCTTCACGCTCGAGTACACCTACTCCGGCCCCGGCCGGACTTCCTTCTGA
- a CDS encoding MarR family winged helix-turn-helix transcriptional regulator, giving the protein MPKKRPDPLHLSEQLCFSLYSAVHALHRTYRPLLQDLGLTYPQYLVMLVLWEEEGLVVKALGARLHLDSGTLTPLLKRLEAAGLVVRARDPQDERQVRIGLTAQGRALRAQAECIPQALLEASGSTLGEIQALKGQILRLRDALNARLEPE; this is encoded by the coding sequence ATGCCCAAGAAGCGCCCCGATCCGCTGCACCTGAGCGAGCAGCTCTGCTTCTCGCTCTACTCCGCGGTTCATGCCCTCCACCGCACCTACCGCCCCCTACTCCAGGACCTGGGCCTCACCTACCCGCAGTATCTGGTGATGCTCGTGCTGTGGGAGGAGGAAGGACTGGTGGTGAAGGCGCTGGGGGCCCGGCTGCACCTGGACTCTGGGACGCTCACGCCGCTGCTGAAGCGGCTCGAGGCGGCGGGCCTCGTGGTGAGGGCCAGAGACCCCCAGGACGAGCGGCAAGTGCGCATTGGGTTGACGGCCCAGGGCCGTGCGCTCCGTGCCCAGGCGGAGTGCATCCCTCAGGCACTCCTGGAAGCCTCCGGCAGCACCCTGGGGGAGATTCAGGCGCTCAAGGGCCAGATCCTCCGTCTCCGGGATGCGCTCAATGCGCGCCTGGAGCCGGAGTGA
- a CDS encoding heme/hemin ABC transporter substrate-binding protein — MRRLAGVRVLLALLATGAMAAEPPVQKLITVGPAITETVVALGAGPRLAGVDDSSAPLAPEARKLGYQRVLSAEGVLALGAPLLLASEEAGPPTVLEQLRKSGMEVVIFANAPTVEATRRQLLEVARRISRESQGQALAQALDEELARVASRLEPLKGDKRPKVLAIHARGAGALMVSGQRTAVDTLLRLAGGENATQGFEGHKALTAEAVVEAAPDILLVPVSTVKTVGGVEGLARLPALALRKNWRVVTLEDGHFMALGPRMGQAVTRLADAFHPVKPGAR, encoded by the coding sequence ATGAGACGGCTTGCCGGGGTGCGGGTCCTTCTCGCCCTGCTGGCAACGGGCGCAATGGCGGCCGAGCCCCCGGTCCAGAAGCTGATCACGGTGGGGCCGGCGATCACCGAGACGGTGGTCGCACTCGGTGCGGGGCCGCGGTTGGCCGGGGTCGATGACTCCAGCGCCCCCCTGGCTCCGGAAGCGCGCAAGCTGGGCTACCAGCGGGTGCTCTCCGCCGAGGGCGTGCTGGCGCTGGGAGCCCCCTTGCTCCTGGCGTCGGAAGAGGCGGGGCCTCCCACGGTGCTCGAGCAGCTTCGCAAGTCAGGCATGGAGGTCGTCATCTTCGCCAACGCGCCCACGGTGGAGGCCACGCGGCGCCAGCTTCTGGAAGTCGCCCGCCGGATCAGCCGGGAGTCCCAGGGGCAAGCCCTTGCCCAGGCCCTGGACGAGGAGTTGGCACGGGTGGCCTCCCGGCTCGAGCCCCTGAAGGGGGACAAGCGGCCGAAGGTGCTGGCCATCCATGCACGGGGCGCTGGGGCCCTCATGGTCTCGGGCCAGCGCACCGCGGTGGACACGCTCCTGCGGCTCGCGGGAGGGGAGAACGCCACCCAGGGCTTCGAAGGCCACAAGGCGCTGACGGCGGAGGCGGTGGTCGAAGCCGCTCCGGACATTCTCCTGGTCCCCGTGAGCACGGTGAAGACCGTGGGCGGCGTGGAAGGACTGGCGCGCCTGCCCGCGCTGGCCCTGCGGAAGAACTGGCGGGTGGTGACGCTGGAGGATGGCCACTTCATGGCCCTTGGGCCCCGGATGGGGCAGGCGGTGACGCGGCTGGCGGACGCGTTCCACCCGGTGAAGCCAGGCGCGCGATGA